Proteins found in one Paenibacillus dendritiformis genomic segment:
- a CDS encoding DMT family transporter, with product MNRARLSELCLLITALIWGSTFLIVQRALDDVSSLAFNAARFAGAALLFLLMMLASGRLRKARWNRRLLLHGTVLGLWLFGAFSLQTAGLQYTTSTNTGFITGMSVVFVPFASLLIAKQRLSAATWMAAGAAFAGLYLLAVDGGSLSLNRGDILVFFGAVCFALHIAVTALYAPRYETMPLVTVQFATVGVLAALLSGLTETAAPLGERLAGFAKPEVLFALLVSVLLSTGFAYWAQTWCQQHTSAARVAIIFATEPVFAALTGVIFAGERLGWSAVLGCALILGGMLYAELADRRPPDEQPQRKPDAPPRGGDGCPRQDSGRRSS from the coding sequence GTGAATCGGGCGCGGCTATCCGAGTTATGCTTATTGATTACGGCTCTCATCTGGGGATCGACCTTCCTTATCGTGCAGAGAGCGCTTGATGATGTATCTTCCCTGGCGTTCAACGCGGCGCGCTTCGCCGGAGCGGCTCTGCTGTTCCTGCTGATGATGCTGGCGAGCGGCCGCCTCCGCAAAGCGCGGTGGAACCGCAGGCTGCTCCTTCACGGGACTGTGCTCGGCCTGTGGCTGTTCGGCGCTTTCTCGCTGCAGACGGCCGGCCTCCAGTATACGACCTCGACGAATACCGGCTTCATTACCGGCATGTCGGTCGTCTTCGTGCCGTTCGCTTCGCTGTTGATCGCGAAGCAGCGCCTGTCGGCCGCCACCTGGATGGCGGCGGGGGCGGCCTTCGCCGGACTGTATCTGCTCGCGGTGGACGGCGGCAGCCTGTCCTTGAACCGCGGGGATATCCTCGTCTTCTTCGGGGCGGTCTGCTTCGCTCTTCATATCGCGGTGACGGCTTTGTATGCGCCCCGGTATGAGACGATGCCGCTCGTCACCGTTCAGTTCGCTACGGTGGGCGTGCTCGCCGCGCTGCTCTCGGGCCTGACCGAGACGGCGGCCCCGCTCGGCGAACGGCTGGCCGGCTTCGCGAAGCCGGAGGTGCTGTTCGCCCTGCTCGTGTCCGTCCTGCTCTCGACGGGCTTCGCGTACTGGGCGCAGACCTGGTGCCAGCAGCATACTTCCGCGGCGCGGGTGGCGATTATCTTCGCCACCGAGCCGGTGTTCGCCGCCTTGACCGGCGTCATCTTCGCCGGCGAGCGGCTCGGCTGGTCCGCCGTGCTGGGCTGCGCGCTCATTCTCGGCGGCATGCTCTACGCCGAGCTGGCGGATCGCCGCCCGCCGGACGAGCAGCCGCAGCGGAAGCCGGACGCGCCGCCGCGCGGCGGGGACGGGTGCCCGCGCCAGGACAGCGGCCGGCGCAGTTCTTGA
- a CDS encoding SOS response-associated peptidase produces the protein MCGRYSLTVSLEELLAYYALEEDAAAALISYGPRFNIAPGQPIPAVIHDGAKLRIGPLRWGLIPSWAKDEKIGWRTMNARAETLRSKPAFRLPFERKRCLIPADGFYEWRTEPDGTKQPIRIVRRDGGLFQFAGLYDTWFDAEGRKVSTCTIITTEPNELMAPIHDRMPVIVPPEQMTMWLDRGTTDTLRLDPLLRPYPADELRAYPVHKRVGNAKTDDPACIEPLS, from the coding sequence ATGTGCGGGAGATACTCATTGACGGTGAGCTTGGAGGAGCTGCTCGCCTATTATGCGCTGGAGGAGGATGCGGCTGCGGCCCTGATCTCTTACGGGCCCCGCTTCAATATCGCTCCGGGACAGCCCATCCCGGCCGTCATCCATGACGGGGCGAAGCTGAGAATCGGCCCGCTCCGCTGGGGGCTGATCCCCTCCTGGGCCAAGGACGAGAAGATCGGCTGGCGGACCATGAACGCCCGCGCCGAGACGCTGCGCAGCAAGCCGGCCTTCCGCCTTCCGTTCGAGCGCAAGCGCTGCCTCATTCCGGCGGACGGCTTCTACGAATGGAGAACGGAGCCGGACGGCACGAAGCAGCCGATCCGGATCGTAAGGCGGGACGGCGGTCTCTTCCAGTTCGCCGGCTTGTACGACACCTGGTTCGATGCCGAAGGGCGCAAAGTAAGCACCTGCACAATCATCACCACCGAACCGAACGAGCTGATGGCTCCGATACATGACCGGATGCCTGTCATCGTGCCGCCCGAGCAGATGACGATGTGGCTCGACCGCGGCACGACCGACACGCTGCGGCTGGATCCGCTTCTGCGGCCCTATCCGGCCGATGAGCTTCGCGCTTACCCGGTGCACAAGCGGGTAGGCAATGCGAAGACGGACGATCCCGCTTGCATTGAGCCGCTCTCATAA
- a CDS encoding DNA polymerase IV, protein MSGSKERIIFLADCQSFYASVEKADHPEYKQMPLVVSGDPARRSGIILAACPIAKSYGVTTAERLGEALNKCPRLIVMRPRMQHYIDVSLLITQIYEQFTDLVETFSVDEQFLDVTGSRTLFGDPVTMAREIQRSVLEQTGVWVRIGISSNKMLAKMATDIWAKKNKEGIFALAPSDIERLLWPQPVNKMFGVGSRMTAHFARLGMTTIGDIARTPLPQLKDKFRARFGKQSDIHAEVMWRTANGLDDSPVSPDTFRTPPQSVGHMMTLPRDYATESEVDTILLELTEEVCRDCRRKGYMGSVVTVSCMCSPYEAPTGFSRQMTMPDPTNNTNKVFAAAKQLFYTFWNRRPVRRAGIMLSKLVDDQLYQLTLFEDQEKARALERATDGIKERYGNAAIVRASSLTAAGQAADRAAKIGGHYK, encoded by the coding sequence TTGAGCGGAAGCAAGGAACGGATTATCTTTTTGGCGGACTGCCAAAGCTTCTATGCCAGCGTGGAAAAAGCGGATCACCCGGAATATAAACAGATGCCGCTCGTTGTGTCCGGGGATCCCGCGCGCCGATCGGGAATCATTCTGGCCGCTTGCCCGATAGCCAAAAGCTATGGAGTCACTACGGCGGAACGGCTTGGGGAAGCCCTGAACAAGTGCCCTCGCCTGATCGTGATGCGCCCCCGCATGCAGCATTATATTGACGTCTCGCTGCTCATTACGCAAATTTATGAACAATTCACCGATCTCGTCGAGACGTTCAGCGTCGATGAGCAATTTCTCGATGTGACCGGGAGCCGGACGCTGTTCGGTGACCCTGTAACCATGGCCAGAGAGATTCAGCGCAGCGTGCTCGAGCAGACCGGAGTATGGGTCCGGATCGGGATCAGCTCCAATAAAATGTTGGCCAAGATGGCAACGGATATATGGGCCAAGAAAAACAAAGAGGGCATCTTCGCCCTCGCTCCCTCCGACATCGAGAGGCTGCTGTGGCCTCAGCCGGTCAACAAAATGTTCGGTGTCGGCTCCCGCATGACGGCCCATTTTGCCCGCCTGGGCATGACGACTATCGGAGATATCGCCAGAACCCCGCTGCCGCAGCTCAAAGATAAATTCCGCGCCCGCTTCGGCAAGCAGTCGGATATTCATGCGGAAGTGATGTGGCGCACCGCCAACGGCCTCGATGACAGCCCCGTCTCCCCGGACACGTTCCGCACCCCGCCGCAATCGGTCGGCCATATGATGACCTTGCCCCGGGACTACGCCACGGAATCGGAAGTGGATACGATTCTTCTCGAGCTTACGGAGGAAGTCTGCCGGGATTGCCGGCGCAAAGGATATATGGGCTCGGTGGTTACCGTCAGCTGCATGTGCAGCCCGTACGAAGCGCCGACCGGGTTCTCCCGCCAAATGACGATGCCGGATCCGACGAATAATACGAACAAAGTATTTGCCGCGGCCAAGCAGCTTTTCTATACGTTTTGGAACCGCAGGCCGGTCCGCCGCGCCGGCATCATGCTAAGCAAGCTGGTGGACGATCAGCTGTATCAGCTTACCCTGTTCGAGGATCAGGAAAAAGCGAGAGCATTGGAGAGAGCGACGGACGGCATCAAGGAACGGTACGGCAATGCGGCGATCGTCCGCGCCTCCTCCCTGACCGCCGCCGGTCAGGCAGCAGACAGAGCAGCCAAAATCGGGGGGCATTATAAATGA
- a CDS encoding Crp/Fnr family transcriptional regulator: MKITLHRGEILFRQGDPGTYLYRIMSGVFKVTRLHENGNIVLFNILYPGEMVPHHSLISPKDCHGTATAMVTSTVERMEAEAWYEELRNNSGKALEVAKLLQEKLRFMQQRLDHLTIGSPAERLALLTRWLDTMTNKTPLTDMLTQEEIGQLIGVRRETVNRLLRQGANSMTKR, from the coding sequence ATGAAGATTACGCTGCATCGCGGGGAGATATTATTCCGCCAAGGCGATCCGGGGACGTACCTGTACCGGATCATGAGCGGCGTGTTCAAAGTAACCCGGCTGCATGAGAACGGGAACATCGTGCTGTTCAATATATTGTATCCGGGCGAGATGGTGCCGCATCATTCCCTTATCTCCCCGAAGGATTGCCATGGGACGGCGACGGCCATGGTAACCAGCACGGTAGAGCGGATGGAAGCGGAGGCGTGGTACGAGGAGCTGCGGAACAATTCCGGCAAGGCGCTCGAAGTGGCCAAGCTGCTCCAGGAGAAGCTCCGCTTCATGCAGCAGCGGCTCGATCATCTGACGATCGGATCGCCTGCCGAGCGGCTGGCGCTGCTGACCCGGTGGCTGGACACCATGACGAACAAGACCCCGCTTACGGACATGCTGACGCAGGAGGAGATCGGGCAGCTCATCGGAGTCCGGCGCGAGACGGTCAATCGTCTGCTCCGGCAGGGCGCCAATTCCATGACGAAGCGATGA
- a CDS encoding spore coat associated protein CotJA translates to MDNEQALGWAEPAARPSACGPGPYSQERVYIPYRGPFDPCPPLPYKTYVLPPNLFITFQPPNLPQFPPPQALRCGTLWPALFSPYRPKGRREEGTA, encoded by the coding sequence ATGGACAACGAGCAAGCGCTTGGCTGGGCCGAACCGGCAGCGAGGCCGTCCGCATGCGGGCCGGGACCGTATTCCCAGGAGCGGGTCTATATTCCGTACCGCGGTCCGTTCGATCCTTGCCCGCCGCTGCCCTACAAGACCTATGTCCTGCCGCCGAATCTGTTCATTACGTTTCAGCCCCCGAATTTGCCGCAATTCCCGCCGCCGCAGGCGCTGCGGTGCGGAACGCTGTGGCCGGCATTATTCAGCCCTTATCGGCCGAAGGGCAGACGGGAGGAGGGAACGGCTTGA
- a CDS encoding spore coat protein CotJB: MSTHGTHPFCTREYYDSLLQLQEIDFVLVELNLYLDTHPEDNQAIQQFNHYVHERMKVARQFQEKFGPLQVGGFYSKCPWSWTDTPWPWQV, from the coding sequence TTGAGCACACATGGCACGCACCCGTTCTGCACTCGGGAGTATTATGACAGCCTGCTGCAGCTGCAGGAAATCGATTTTGTGCTGGTCGAGCTGAATCTGTATCTGGATACGCATCCCGAAGACAATCAGGCCATCCAGCAGTTCAATCACTATGTTCATGAACGGATGAAGGTAGCGAGGCAGTTCCAGGAGAAGTTCGGCCCTCTTCAGGTGGGCGGCTTCTATTCGAAATGCCCTTGGTCCTGGACAGACACGCCGTGGCCGTGGCAGGTGTAA
- a CDS encoding manganese catalase family protein: protein MWVYEKKLQYPVRVSKCDPRMAKLLLEQYGGADGELAAALRYLNQRYSIPDKVIGLLTDIGTEEFAHLEMIATMVYKLTKDATPEQLEAAGLAAHYVNHDSALYYQNAAGVPWTATYIQAKGDPIADLYEDIAAEEKARATYQWLIDMTDDVDLQDGLKFLREREVVHSLRFREAVEILKEQRDAKKIF, encoded by the coding sequence TTGTGGGTATATGAGAAAAAGCTTCAATATCCGGTTCGCGTCAGCAAATGCGATCCGCGCATGGCTAAGCTGCTGCTGGAGCAGTACGGCGGAGCCGATGGGGAACTGGCGGCGGCGCTTCGCTACTTGAATCAGCGCTATTCGATTCCGGATAAGGTTATCGGCTTGCTTACCGATATCGGGACGGAAGAATTCGCCCACCTGGAAATGATTGCCACCATGGTATACAAGCTGACCAAGGACGCGACGCCGGAGCAATTGGAAGCGGCCGGGCTCGCGGCCCATTATGTCAACCATGACAGCGCGCTGTACTATCAAAATGCGGCCGGGGTCCCGTGGACGGCGACCTATATTCAGGCGAAGGGCGATCCAATCGCCGATTTGTACGAGGATATCGCCGCCGAGGAGAAGGCCCGCGCGACGTATCAATGGCTGATCGATATGACGGATGATGTGGATTTGCAGGACGGACTGAAATTTTTGCGGGAACGGGAAGTCGTCCATTCGCTCCGGTTCAGGGAAGCAGTGGAGATTTTGAAGGAACAGCGGGATGCGAAGAAGATATTTTAA
- a CDS encoding BtrH N-terminal domain-containing protein: MGVKELELVIPPIVGYQYVAYPLCTALAREEALPWFYSNFIHLYCHQDLEGERASQSVPLTFYGEDFMRCPWLITQKLEREFVLDSQPGIVEFLVNSINSGYTISLYVDEFYIPRRRVYRQMHYAHDILVYGYDDGKRAFFVLGYDEEMQFRKTLVPFHEMEQGFQHLEWTDRYEEQIYLYKFNRAGSYSLDPAFIQESLEQYLSGCDVSRPRRGTADPLDLAFGVNVYPALIRNMPALVRKRDIRPIHILWEHKKTMGMRIDYLCGRQLLAPAFMGCFRPIEERALTLRHVLMKYALTGDDAVLNKGIDEMTSLMDSEKQILESVAEALGHRIAPQPSVT; the protein is encoded by the coding sequence TTGGGTGTCAAGGAACTGGAACTCGTCATTCCGCCCATTGTTGGGTATCAGTATGTGGCCTACCCCCTATGCACGGCGCTCGCCCGCGAAGAGGCGCTGCCGTGGTTCTACAGCAATTTCATTCACCTTTATTGCCATCAGGATCTGGAAGGAGAACGCGCTTCCCAATCCGTGCCGCTCACATTTTACGGCGAGGATTTCATGCGGTGTCCGTGGCTGATTACACAAAAACTGGAACGGGAATTCGTGCTTGATTCACAGCCGGGAATTGTCGAATTTTTGGTAAATAGTATCAATTCGGGTTATACGATTTCTCTCTATGTCGACGAGTTCTATATCCCCCGCAGACGCGTGTACCGCCAGATGCACTACGCCCACGATATTCTGGTCTACGGGTACGATGACGGCAAGAGGGCCTTCTTCGTGCTCGGCTATGACGAGGAGATGCAGTTCCGCAAGACGCTCGTCCCGTTTCATGAAATGGAGCAAGGTTTCCAGCATCTCGAATGGACGGACCGCTACGAAGAGCAAATCTATTTGTACAAATTCAATAGAGCGGGAAGCTACAGCCTCGATCCCGCATTCATCCAAGAATCGCTGGAACAATATCTTTCCGGCTGCGATGTCTCCCGGCCCCGCCGGGGAACGGCCGATCCGTTGGATCTGGCCTTCGGCGTCAACGTATATCCCGCATTAATCCGCAATATGCCGGCCCTGGTGCGCAAACGCGATATCAGGCCCATCCACATTTTGTGGGAGCATAAAAAAACGATGGGAATGCGCATCGATTATTTATGCGGGCGCCAGCTTCTTGCACCGGCATTTATGGGGTGCTTCCGGCCGATAGAAGAGCGAGCCTTGACTCTGCGGCATGTGCTGATGAAGTACGCCTTGACCGGGGATGATGCCGTTCTGAACAAAGGAATCGACGAGATGACTTCTCTTATGGACAGCGAAAAGCAGATCCTGGAGTCCGTCGCGGAAGCGCTGGGACACCGTATTGCTCCTCAACCATCCGTAACTTAA
- a CDS encoding amino acid adenylation domain-containing protein produces MEVISLEASKLYPLTHPQKRIWYVENIYPGTSIHNIGGLIKIYGPVDFQLLEESINLFVKHNDAIRIRLVERDEAVWQTVTAYRRRTFPFIDFTARSSDAGVDAWVSAEFAKPLPLDGEFLHEFALVKISETESAYLTKVHHMISDGWSFQLMTTHINQIYTQLMQEQTVGLKDRPSYLDYIEQEQAYLSSSRFAKNKHYWLKKFENVHDVALQATASCTAGKRQQFRIGPKTSEAIRSFVQTHRISLNTFFIATMLIYLHKATHQNRIMIGTPVLNRTGVKEKNTFGMFTSTMPFLADIEDDASFSTLIHNINHELIQCYFHQKYPYNLLVQDLQLHKRGLDQLFQVCVNYYNTAFDQSFGPGWKMQQIEAHNGNQLYPLQLIITEWSPNEGLELYFDYKTGDYTDSHIEEMYRRLHYIADQAVSRPEAAIRDMQLLLPGERVELLYACNRTDREFPATATILQLFEEQVERTPDRVAVACGGQSLTYGELNERANRLARTLLKSGIGPHTPVAVMGRHSLALVVGIWAVIKAGAAYLPIDPDYPQERIEYILRDSGASHLLTHGSEWDRLSYEGAVIDLDDERMYEAEGSNLPAQGSADDLVYIIYTSGSTGNPKGTMIEHRGLVNYIWWASKTYLRASDEVFALYSSIAFDLTVTSIFTPLISGHRIEIYEDDGNEFIIHRILRDNKATVIKLTPAHLALIKDVDLSASAVRTFIVGGEDLKCALARHIHEQACGGIDIYNEYGPTETVVGCMIYKFDPERDKGSSVPIGQPIDNVQIYLLDQRLEPVPNGTVGELYISGDGVARGYLHRPELTRERFVDNPFLSGKKMYRSGDLAMRHHHGDIGYLGRIDHQVKIKGYRIEMGEIEHRLLALAPIEDAVVVDWTGEDGQQQLVAYFVAEGRISVLELRMKLAEVLPSYMIPAYFVRLDQLPLTPNGKVDRRLLPAPEQAPEQNDGEASGHIAALLTDIFKDVLQAENIGARDNFYHMGGDSIKAIQIASRVTAAGYRLKVQQILSYPVIHELAALIEMNHFEPIAQGPCTGAVKPLPITTWFFRQQWSNPHYYAQSVLVRLKQAVTEAQLQEALYRLIQHHDALRLQVNEAAGSLEYRPVERDDVEIACCDLTCHSEEERSAELKKRAESFKASMRLGQGLLFKSLLFEEGVQGQRLLLTAHHLVIDGVSWRILLEDLDRVLQSMLGGPSLPLPGKTHSVQAWADAIEAYSRERALEHLAYWQSVTTEAEDSLQPDFPAADDRHPACGTLVRELSKEETRRLLREANAPFRTQTSDLLVASLAMALGGFTGKENITIELEGHGREELFDNMDVSRTVGWFTSMYPVNLRLPGTEPAGIIKSVKEQLRSIPNKGMDYGILSYFAGRIPETGRSLLRFNYMGEIDNHLLSPVLEMADEDTGSDSCASNRLSCLVDVVAIVMDRKLQVRMSYSTAKFKRESMEAFMDAFMQRLSEVIHLCAETGQSDFTPSDFETVKLTQDELDILFK; encoded by the coding sequence TTGGAGGTCATTTCTCTGGAAGCGTCCAAGCTGTATCCGTTGACACATCCGCAAAAGCGAATTTGGTATGTGGAAAACATATACCCGGGCACGAGCATTCACAACATCGGAGGACTCATCAAAATTTACGGCCCTGTTGATTTTCAATTGCTGGAGGAATCCATCAATCTGTTCGTCAAGCACAACGACGCCATCCGCATTCGGCTCGTCGAACGGGACGAGGCGGTGTGGCAGACCGTGACCGCGTATCGAAGAAGAACGTTTCCGTTCATCGACTTTACGGCCCGTTCCTCGGATGCCGGTGTCGATGCCTGGGTCAGCGCGGAGTTTGCCAAGCCGCTGCCGCTGGACGGGGAATTTCTGCACGAGTTTGCGCTCGTAAAAATTAGCGAGACGGAAAGCGCATATCTGACGAAAGTCCATCATATGATTTCCGACGGATGGTCTTTTCAATTGATGACCACGCATATCAACCAAATTTATACGCAGTTAATGCAGGAACAGACGGTTGGGCTGAAAGACCGGCCCAGTTACTTAGACTACATCGAACAAGAGCAGGCCTATTTATCGTCTTCCCGCTTCGCGAAAAATAAACACTACTGGCTGAAAAAATTCGAGAACGTCCACGACGTTGCCTTGCAAGCGACGGCAAGCTGCACGGCAGGCAAACGTCAACAATTCCGAATCGGCCCGAAAACTTCAGAAGCCATTCGCTCCTTCGTACAGACGCATCGAATATCGCTGAACACCTTTTTTATCGCAACGATGCTCATTTACCTCCACAAAGCAACTCATCAAAACCGCATCATGATAGGCACGCCTGTATTGAATCGCACCGGAGTCAAGGAAAAAAACACATTCGGCATGTTTACCAGCACGATGCCGTTCCTGGCTGACATCGAGGACGATGCGTCATTCTCCACGCTCATACATAACATCAATCACGAACTCATCCAATGTTATTTCCATCAGAAATATCCTTACAACTTGCTCGTGCAGGACCTTCAGCTTCACAAACGGGGACTGGATCAATTATTTCAGGTATGCGTGAACTACTACAATACCGCATTCGATCAGAGCTTCGGCCCCGGATGGAAAATGCAGCAAATCGAAGCCCATAACGGCAACCAATTGTATCCCTTGCAGCTCATTATCACCGAATGGTCGCCGAATGAAGGGCTGGAGCTGTATTTCGATTATAAAACTGGCGATTATACGGATTCGCACATCGAGGAGATGTACCGCCGCCTGCATTATATAGCGGATCAAGCCGTAAGCCGTCCGGAGGCCGCCATCCGCGATATGCAGCTGCTGCTGCCGGGGGAGCGCGTGGAGCTGCTGTACGCCTGCAACCGGACGGACCGTGAATTTCCCGCGACCGCAACGATATTGCAGCTCTTCGAAGAACAAGTCGAACGGACGCCGGACCGCGTCGCCGTCGCCTGCGGCGGACAGTCGCTGACGTATGGCGAACTGAACGAACGGGCGAACCGGCTGGCCCGAACGCTGCTGAAGAGCGGAATCGGCCCGCATACGCCTGTGGCCGTCATGGGGCGGCACTCGCTCGCGCTCGTGGTCGGGATATGGGCGGTCATCAAGGCGGGAGCCGCGTATCTTCCGATTGACCCCGATTACCCGCAGGAACGGATCGAATATATATTGCGGGACAGCGGGGCTTCTCATCTGCTGACGCACGGCAGCGAATGGGATCGCTTGTCGTATGAAGGAGCCGTTATCGACCTCGATGACGAACGGATGTACGAAGCCGAGGGGAGCAATCTCCCGGCCCAGGGATCGGCAGACGATTTGGTCTATATCATATATACCTCGGGTTCCACGGGGAATCCGAAAGGAACGATGATCGAGCACCGCGGCTTGGTGAACTATATTTGGTGGGCCAGCAAGACGTATCTTCGCGCCTCCGACGAAGTTTTTGCCCTCTATTCTTCGATTGCATTCGATTTGACGGTGACTTCCATCTTTACGCCGTTAATCAGCGGCCATCGGATCGAGATCTATGAGGATGACGGGAACGAGTTCATTATTCATCGCATATTGCGCGACAACAAGGCGACGGTCATCAAGCTGACCCCGGCGCATCTGGCGCTGATCAAAGACGTCGATTTGAGCGCATCCGCCGTCCGGACATTTATCGTGGGCGGCGAGGATTTGAAATGCGCGCTCGCCCGCCACATTCACGAACAGGCCTGCGGCGGAATCGACATCTACAACGAATACGGACCGACCGAGACGGTGGTCGGGTGCATGATTTACAAGTTCGATCCGGAACGGGACAAAGGATCATCGGTGCCGATCGGGCAGCCGATTGACAATGTGCAAATTTATTTGCTCGATCAGAGGCTGGAGCCGGTCCCGAATGGGACGGTTGGCGAACTCTATATTTCCGGGGACGGCGTCGCCCGCGGCTACTTGCATAGACCGGAACTGACGCGGGAGCGTTTCGTGGACAACCCGTTCCTGTCCGGCAAGAAAATGTACCGGAGCGGCGACTTGGCCATGCGCCATCATCATGGCGATATCGGGTATCTGGGACGAATCGATCACCAGGTGAAAATAAAAGGGTACCGGATTGAAATGGGGGAAATCGAGCATCGACTGCTTGCTCTGGCCCCGATTGAAGATGCGGTCGTCGTGGATTGGACCGGGGAGGACGGGCAGCAGCAGCTTGTCGCTTATTTTGTTGCGGAGGGGCGAATCTCCGTTCTGGAACTGCGGATGAAGCTGGCGGAGGTGCTGCCGTCCTACATGATTCCGGCCTATTTTGTCCGGCTCGATCAACTGCCGCTTACGCCGAACGGCAAAGTCGATCGCCGGCTTTTGCCCGCTCCGGAACAGGCCCCTGAACAGAACGATGGGGAAGCATCCGGTCATATTGCGGCCTTATTGACGGATATTTTCAAGGACGTGCTGCAGGCGGAGAACATCGGAGCCCGCGACAATTTTTATCACATGGGCGGCGATTCGATCAAAGCGATCCAGATTGCGTCGCGGGTGACCGCCGCTGGGTACAGGCTAAAGGTTCAACAGATTTTGAGCTACCCGGTTATCCACGAGCTGGCGGCGCTAATCGAAATGAATCATTTTGAACCGATTGCGCAAGGCCCGTGCACAGGGGCGGTCAAGCCGCTGCCGATCACGACCTGGTTTTTCCGCCAACAATGGAGCAATCCGCACTACTATGCCCAATCTGTTCTCGTTCGCTTGAAGCAGGCGGTCACGGAGGCGCAGCTCCAAGAAGCGTTATACAGGCTAATCCAGCATCATGACGCCTTGAGGCTGCAGGTTAACGAAGCGGCCGGAAGCCTGGAATACCGGCCTGTGGAGCGGGATGACGTGGAGATTGCCTGCTGCGATCTCACCTGCCACTCGGAGGAGGAACGGTCCGCGGAGTTGAAGAAGCGCGCCGAGTCGTTCAAAGCGAGTATGCGGCTTGGACAAGGTTTGCTGTTTAAATCGCTTTTATTTGAGGAAGGCGTTCAGGGACAGCGTCTTTTGCTGACGGCGCATCATTTGGTCATCGATGGGGTATCTTGGCGTATTTTGCTGGAAGACCTCGACCGGGTGCTGCAATCGATGTTGGGCGGCCCAAGCTTGCCATTGCCGGGCAAAACGCATTCCGTCCAGGCTTGGGCGGATGCGATCGAAGCGTACAGCCGCGAGCGGGCGCTCGAACATTTGGCCTACTGGCAGTCGGTCACAACCGAGGCGGAAGACAGCTTGCAACCCGACTTCCCCGCAGCCGACGATCGGCATCCCGCATGCGGCACGCTGGTCAGGGAACTGTCCAAGGAAGAGACGCGCAGGCTCCTGCGGGAGGCGAATGCCCCGTTCCGCACGCAAACAAGCGATCTGCTGGTCGCTTCCCTGGCTATGGCGCTTGGCGGCTTCACCGGCAAGGAGAACATCACGATCGAGTTGGAAGGGCATGGGCGCGAGGAGTTGTTCGACAACATGGACGTGTCCAGAACGGTGGGCTGGTTCACTTCGATGTATCCGGTCAACCTCCGCCTGCCTGGCACAGAGCCTGCCGGCATCATCAAGAGCGTCAAGGAACAGCTTCGCTCCATTCCGAACAAGGGGATGGACTATGGCATCTTGTCATACTTCGCCGGCCGCATCCCGGAGACGGGCCGGAGCTTGCTTCGCTTCAATTATATGGGGGAGATCGACAATCATCTGCTGAGCCCCGTGCTGGAAATGGCCGATGAGGATACGGGAAGCGACAGCTGCGCGAGCAACCGGCTGTCCTGCTTGGTCGATGTCGTGGCCATCGTCATGGACAGGAAGCTCCAGGTCCGGATGTCCTACAGCACGGCCAAGTTCAAGCGGGAGTCGATGGAGGCGTTCATGGATGCTTTCATGCAGCGGCTGAGCGAAGTGATTCACCTGTGCGCGGAGACGGGGCAGTCCGACTTTACGCCATCTGACTTCGAGACGGTGAAGCTTACCCAAGACGAGCTGGACATTCTCTTCAAATGA